Proteins found in one Triticum urartu cultivar G1812 chromosome 4, Tu2.1, whole genome shotgun sequence genomic segment:
- the LOC125553223 gene encoding MEIOTIC F-BOX protein MOF-like isoform X2, which yields MDGARRSTDASDEQEPKRPCLAVAGGRNGGAGGAGGSDAGDDDSHGDAGGGGGVGHAADDPPPTLSTLGDDVLRAILSRLESSRQTVRMCVLSRSWRHLWRSVPSIHIDRREFGSDHELQSFTDFLLDHHNNLVLLDAFRLLLSSQDLRLPASDWVRRVINQDDTPPHQLKRLHLCNVHLDMDFASHISDDRCPALEDVRLENCSYLTARYEITSFSLKKLVVDGLYMVQDDESDDDEDEIFKLIIRAPALVSLRLAGELDHIVDINEPHTMPSLVDASVHLPVMTDEELNNVEENDATAHQSVLGVLLNVTTLTLSHCRLLFQPEDSVELQLLVFQNLRTLFLDECYIVGEDFVGLKPYLQKSPNLEKLILRCSKNWYFGDDLVDFMCENLMLTQIIYQHDDDAAPLLVAFLLSISRSLPNNKIELIRVE from the exons ATGGATGGAGCAAGGCGCTCCACAGATGCCTCCGACGAGCAAGAGCCGAAGCGTCCGTGCCTTGCAGTTGCAGGCGGCCGCAATGGTGGTGCAGGCGGGGCCGGCGGCAGTGATGCGGGTGACGACGACAGCCACGGCGATGCGGGTGGGGGCGGCGGCGTTGGCCATGCCGCCGACGACCCGCCGCCGACGCTGAGCACCTTGGGGGACGACGTCCTCCGCGCCATCCTGTCGCGCCTCGAGTCGTCCCGGCAGACGGTGCGGATGTGCGTGCTGTCCAGGAGTTGGAGGCACCTCTGGCGCTCCGTGCCGTCCATCCACATCGACCGGCGGGAGTTCGGTAGCGACCACGAGctgcagagcttcaccgacttcCTCCTGGACCACCATAACAACCTTGTGCTCCTGGATGCGTTCCGGCTGCTGCTAAGCTCTCAAGATCTCCGCCTACCGGCCAGCGATTGGGTCCGTCGCGTCATCAACCAAGATGATACACCGCCTCACCAGCTCAAAAGGTTGCACCTTTGCAACGTGCACCTGGACATGGATTTTGCGAGCCACATCAGTGACGACAGGTGCCCAGCGCTGGAGGACGTGCGACTGGAAAACTGCAGTTACTTGACGGCCCGGTATGAGATCACCTCCTTCTCACTCAAGAAATTGGTTGTGGATGGTTTATACATGGTGCAAGATGACGAAagtgatgatgatgaggatgagaTTTTCAAGTTGATTATAAGGGCTCCTGCTCTTGTTTCTCTCCGCTTGGCCGGAGAGCTTGATCACATTGTTGATATCAATGAACCACATACCATGCCGTCTCTTGTCGATGCGTCGGTTCATCTGCCCGTGATGACTGACGAGGAGCTCAACAACGTTGAAGAAAACGATGCCACTGCGCACCAATCGGTTCTTGGCGTGCTGCTTAATGTGACAACTTTGACCCTGTCGCATTGCAGG TTGCTGTTCCAACCTGAGGATTCTGTGGAACTTCAGCTTCTTGTATTCCAGAACCTAAGAACCTTGTTCCTGGACGAGTGTTACATTGTTGGCGAGGACTTCGTGGGGCTGAAGCCTTACCTGCAGAAGTCACCTAACCTGGAGAAGCTCATTTTGCGCTGTAGCAAG AACTGGTATTTCGGAGACGACCTGGTGGATTTCATGTGCGAGAACCTTATGCTTACTCAAATTATATACCAGCATGATGATGATGCTGCCCCCCTATTGGTCGCGTTTTTGCTGAGCATTTCAAGGAGCTTGCCGAACAACAAGATTGAACTCATTAGAGTCGAATAG
- the LOC125553223 gene encoding MEIOTIC F-BOX protein MOF-like isoform X1: protein MDGARRSTDASDEQEPKRPCLAVAGGRNGGAGGAGGSDAGDDDSHGDAGGGGGVGHAADDPPPTLSTLGDDVLRAILSRLESSRQTVRMCVLSRSWRHLWRSVPSIHIDRREFGSDHELQSFTDFLLDHHNNLVLLDAFRLLLSSQDLRLPASDWVRRVINQDDTPPHQLKRLHLCNVHLDMDFASHISDDRCPALEDVRLENCSYLTARYEITSFSLKKLVVDGLYMVQDDESDDDEDEIFKLIIRAPALVSLRLAGELDHIVDINEPHTMPSLVDASVHLPVMTDEELNNVEENDATAHQSVLGVLLNVTTLTLSHCRLLFQPEDSVELQLLVFQNLRTLFLDECYIVGEDFVGLKPYLQKSPNLEKLILRCSKVQPGYSLNWYFGDDLVDFMCENLMLTQIIYQHDDDAAPLLVAFLLSISRSLPNNKIELIRVE from the exons ATGGATGGAGCAAGGCGCTCCACAGATGCCTCCGACGAGCAAGAGCCGAAGCGTCCGTGCCTTGCAGTTGCAGGCGGCCGCAATGGTGGTGCAGGCGGGGCCGGCGGCAGTGATGCGGGTGACGACGACAGCCACGGCGATGCGGGTGGGGGCGGCGGCGTTGGCCATGCCGCCGACGACCCGCCGCCGACGCTGAGCACCTTGGGGGACGACGTCCTCCGCGCCATCCTGTCGCGCCTCGAGTCGTCCCGGCAGACGGTGCGGATGTGCGTGCTGTCCAGGAGTTGGAGGCACCTCTGGCGCTCCGTGCCGTCCATCCACATCGACCGGCGGGAGTTCGGTAGCGACCACGAGctgcagagcttcaccgacttcCTCCTGGACCACCATAACAACCTTGTGCTCCTGGATGCGTTCCGGCTGCTGCTAAGCTCTCAAGATCTCCGCCTACCGGCCAGCGATTGGGTCCGTCGCGTCATCAACCAAGATGATACACCGCCTCACCAGCTCAAAAGGTTGCACCTTTGCAACGTGCACCTGGACATGGATTTTGCGAGCCACATCAGTGACGACAGGTGCCCAGCGCTGGAGGACGTGCGACTGGAAAACTGCAGTTACTTGACGGCCCGGTATGAGATCACCTCCTTCTCACTCAAGAAATTGGTTGTGGATGGTTTATACATGGTGCAAGATGACGAAagtgatgatgatgaggatgagaTTTTCAAGTTGATTATAAGGGCTCCTGCTCTTGTTTCTCTCCGCTTGGCCGGAGAGCTTGATCACATTGTTGATATCAATGAACCACATACCATGCCGTCTCTTGTCGATGCGTCGGTTCATCTGCCCGTGATGACTGACGAGGAGCTCAACAACGTTGAAGAAAACGATGCCACTGCGCACCAATCGGTTCTTGGCGTGCTGCTTAATGTGACAACTTTGACCCTGTCGCATTGCAGG TTGCTGTTCCAACCTGAGGATTCTGTGGAACTTCAGCTTCTTGTATTCCAGAACCTAAGAACCTTGTTCCTGGACGAGTGTTACATTGTTGGCGAGGACTTCGTGGGGCTGAAGCCTTACCTGCAGAAGTCACCTAACCTGGAGAAGCTCATTTTGCGCTGTAGCAAGGTGCAACCAGGGTACTCTTTG AACTGGTATTTCGGAGACGACCTGGTGGATTTCATGTGCGAGAACCTTATGCTTACTCAAATTATATACCAGCATGATGATGATGCTGCCCCCCTATTGGTCGCGTTTTTGCTGAGCATTTCAAGGAGCTTGCCGAACAACAAGATTGAACTCATTAGAGTCGAATAG
- the LOC125553223 gene encoding MEIOTIC F-BOX protein MOF-like isoform X3: MDGARRSTDASDEQEPKRPCLAVAGGRNGGAGGAGGSDAGDDDSHGDAGGGGGVGHAADDPPPTLSTLGDDVLRAILSRLESSRQTVRMCVLSRSWRHLWRSVPSIHIDRREFGSDHELQSFTDFLLDHHNNLVLLDAFRLLLSSQDLRLPASDWVRRVINQDDTPPHQLKRLHLCNVHLDMDFASHISDDRCPALEDVRLENCSYLTARYEITSFSLKKLVVDGLYMVQDDESDDDEDEIFKLIIRAPALVSLRLAGELDHIVDINEPHTMPSLVDASVHLPVMTDEELNNVEENDATAHQSVLGVLLNVTTLTLSHCRNWYFGDDLVDFMCENLMLTQIIYQHDDDAAPLLVAFLLSISRSLPNNKIELIRVE, from the exons ATGGATGGAGCAAGGCGCTCCACAGATGCCTCCGACGAGCAAGAGCCGAAGCGTCCGTGCCTTGCAGTTGCAGGCGGCCGCAATGGTGGTGCAGGCGGGGCCGGCGGCAGTGATGCGGGTGACGACGACAGCCACGGCGATGCGGGTGGGGGCGGCGGCGTTGGCCATGCCGCCGACGACCCGCCGCCGACGCTGAGCACCTTGGGGGACGACGTCCTCCGCGCCATCCTGTCGCGCCTCGAGTCGTCCCGGCAGACGGTGCGGATGTGCGTGCTGTCCAGGAGTTGGAGGCACCTCTGGCGCTCCGTGCCGTCCATCCACATCGACCGGCGGGAGTTCGGTAGCGACCACGAGctgcagagcttcaccgacttcCTCCTGGACCACCATAACAACCTTGTGCTCCTGGATGCGTTCCGGCTGCTGCTAAGCTCTCAAGATCTCCGCCTACCGGCCAGCGATTGGGTCCGTCGCGTCATCAACCAAGATGATACACCGCCTCACCAGCTCAAAAGGTTGCACCTTTGCAACGTGCACCTGGACATGGATTTTGCGAGCCACATCAGTGACGACAGGTGCCCAGCGCTGGAGGACGTGCGACTGGAAAACTGCAGTTACTTGACGGCCCGGTATGAGATCACCTCCTTCTCACTCAAGAAATTGGTTGTGGATGGTTTATACATGGTGCAAGATGACGAAagtgatgatgatgaggatgagaTTTTCAAGTTGATTATAAGGGCTCCTGCTCTTGTTTCTCTCCGCTTGGCCGGAGAGCTTGATCACATTGTTGATATCAATGAACCACATACCATGCCGTCTCTTGTCGATGCGTCGGTTCATCTGCCCGTGATGACTGACGAGGAGCTCAACAACGTTGAAGAAAACGATGCCACTGCGCACCAATCGGTTCTTGGCGTGCTGCTTAATGTGACAACTTTGACCCTGTCGCATTGCAGG AACTGGTATTTCGGAGACGACCTGGTGGATTTCATGTGCGAGAACCTTATGCTTACTCAAATTATATACCAGCATGATGATGATGCTGCCCCCCTATTGGTCGCGTTTTTGCTGAGCATTTCAAGGAGCTTGCCGAACAACAAGATTGAACTCATTAGAGTCGAATAG